In Papaver somniferum cultivar HN1 chromosome 9, ASM357369v1, whole genome shotgun sequence, the genomic stretch ATTAATCTACTAATAACCTAGAAagcaaagaaaaatgaagaaatctgctcagatctagAGCAGAAAAGGATTatttttgatggttttgttggagaagaatAATGAGTGAGAGAGGGAAGAGAGAAATCTGAATGATTTCAGAGAAAGCATTCAGATTCATACCATTCAACTGATATGTcacaaaaattaaagaaaatctAAACTAAATTCGGACATGTCTCAAAAATTACCCTAATTTATTATGGTTTTACCTATTTCTCATCCCATTTTTCCTAATTCCCATcccaatcaaacaaataaatttttaTATAACTCTTTTTAAATTGGGTAAATAAAACCCACTCTATTATTTTCCATAGTTATATGCTAAACCCTCACCAAATCGATTAAGTGGGAAATTAACTTCTAAATCACCCTTTTCATCAAATTTAAAGATTGAATTGTGAAACTCATTTATATTTTCGTACAAATATTATAATGCGGACAGAAAAAAGAATCCATTAACCTAAAATTATTAATTTGGGGATGATTGAATATAAGGAAAACTTAATTGAAATAGCAAATGCCCGTGTAAATTATATATTCCCTTAGCATCTCAATTTCTGTTCATTTACACTGTTTCTATCGCTTCAGTATGAAAGTCCAATAAAGATTAAAAAATCTATTTATGGATAACGGTTTGATTAAACTTATCGTTCCTCTGGTTTTGGGTATATAACTACAGTAAGATCATTAGAAATAGTGatggtaatatatatatatatatatatatatataaggtgtCGGTGGTAGTATGGCAAAAGTTACAAACTATAATAGTGATGGATCGAGATTAGAGGGGGAGGGGAAAAAGGAAGACGATGGTGGATGGGATTTAGGGGAGCCATCGTAATTGCTTCTCTTCTGGTCAGTTGAGATGCTAGCTAGGGTGAGTTTTGTTCACCAACCATACGAGGAGTTAAACAGAAAATCATTGGTATGATTTGGATGGGATTTAGAAGGGATGGGATGGGAAATAGGTAAAATCATTATTAATTAAATTCTAAACTAAATTCCGGCATATGTCGCAAAAATTTCCCTAATTTATTTTTTCTATGTTCATAGAAATATAACGAATTTTTGGTGTAACAACCTGTTATTGCGTCATTGTCAAGCAAACATAGTGGGTGAGAATATATTCGCCGGTCATATCTTCGTCTCCTTTTAAATACCGAACCTCGAGGCTAGCAAAATATACAAATTAATCGCGTCATCTCTATCTCTTTTATCACCTAATTCATTCCCTCGATCGCAATGGCTGAGGTATTATTATTGATTTCTGCTCAACACTCTTTTTCAAAATTCCGTTTGCTTTTAGttatctgttagggtttggtgaatTGAATTGATTGGTATCTGATTTGGTCATGGTTATTGGATTAGCTTTAGTATCTTCTTAATTTGTTTGTCTAAATTTGATAGTTTTAATTTACGTCACACCTAATTCATGATCACTTTGTTGATCTCCCCATAATTTTTAATTTCCTATTGGATTACGGTAAATTGAAAGAATCATCTGGAATTTTTATGCCTTGATTAAATTACACATATAGCTTCAAACAATGAGAGCACGAGAACTAGAACAAGAGATTCTCAACAGAATGAGTCATGTTATGTGATGTTGTGAACTACAGTGCAATCCAGGGCTTGGGACCTGTGGACAATAGAATCCATACTCTATGGCTCTGGTTTGCTGCGCGGTCCTTTATTAAGTAGACATGTTAAAGTCATGGGGAGTTAAGCTCTCTCTCACACGCCAGTATCATATATATGAAACTCCTCTAATACTGATCAAACTTGAAATCTTGAAGTTGTGGAGAACTTTGGTGTAAATGCGTAACTCACTCTATTTTCTCACTTGCAGACAGTGGTACTTAAGGTGGCTATGTCATGTGGAGGCTGCTCTGGGGCAGTGAAAAGAGTTCTAGACAAAACTCAAGGTATTGATTCTATTTCTTCACCTATGACTATGAGAATGAACAACAGTGCTCCATGTGAATTGGACTGAATTTTCATATCACTAAGAATGTTCTGGAACAATAGGGCTTAGAAGAGAGAGCATTTTTCAATAAAGAAAACTGAAGCATGTCAGAGATGATTCCATGGTATTATCTTTTATTGTGTGTGAATTGTTGTTGTTTTCGATTGATACACATGTGGTGCAAAGGTTTCTTATTTCACCATCAAGATGCATCTATGGTTTTGTGCCTGTTATGTGATTGCGAAGGGAAGGAGTAGTTTTGTGCATGTCAACTACAGTATCTGAAACCCTCGTCCTGAAATTCTGAATTGGGCATTATGCAAGAACGTTTCCCATACAATCTGTCTGTACAAAACTTGCATAACGTGTACATTATTCGGCCTTCTGAATAGGATTTTCTTTGTCTTGGAGATGGACCGGTGGCTATTTTTTTTGTGACGAGATAATCTCGAAATTACAAGATGATAGTATCTTTTAAGGACTGTGTTTTTCGAAAAATTCTCCTGTTTTGGAAAAATTAAGTGAGCTGGAAAAACATAGCAGTTCATCTAAGAGTTTAAATTTAAAATGTCTTGGTTTGTAGCATAAGGCAAGATGATTGTTCGATTCTGTACTTAAGCTAGGAATCGTTAACCTTATTGTGTGAAGTGAATATTTGTGGCTATGGCTTACTGGTTTAAATACCGCTGGTAGCGTTGTGAAGTGAATATTTGTGGCTATGGCTTACTGGTTAAAATACTGCTGGTAGTGTTGTTGGTTATTAAATACTGATGTGCATTTTGCAGGTGTGGAGTCGTATGACATTGATATGGAGCAGCAGAAAGTGACAGTGAAAACCAACTTGGCACCAGACGTTGTTCTTCAGACAGTTGCTAAGACGGGAAAAAAGACTGCCTTTTGGGAGGAAGAGGCACCTGCTAAAGCCGAACCAGAAGCTACTGAAGCTGTTGCTACAGCCCCTTGAAGGACCTTACTTTGTGCTTAAAAGGGGGTGTCTTAGTGGGCACCAACTTGATTCTCCTAAACCAACttattttgcttcttgctatatATGATATAACTTGTCACTTTAGAATGGTATTCTAATGTAATACTTCACTATTTATGTTGATAAATTGGGTTTTATGTTAATGATTTGGGTTTAAgtattcattctacaaaatgattTTTAGATATAGTAGAATACAATTTATAGAATCGGTGGTAAGACAGATTCCTTGGATGTTAATTTTTCTTTGGTTCGAGACATTTTTATGCTGTATACCCTGGACCACTGGTTTTGTCTCGCTAAATTCAATAAAATCTAGACACAAcataaacaatttttattttctttatttaatCTTTTTTCGCTTTAGCTTTAGCTTTAGCTTTAACTTCGCAATGCTGCTAATGGGTAGTAATTTGCTTCGGGCTGTACCGTCCCAGTGCTGCTAATGCGTAATAAGTTTTACATGTTTTGAATGTCTTATACTAGCTACTATTTTTGCATAGTACTTGTTATTACGTTTGTTTTCTACTTTGTAGCCTTTGTCGGGAAAACAACCAAAAGAAGTACTACTAATGACCGAAGGACCAAAGACTAAAGTCTACTATTTCAAATCCATGAGTTCTTAATTTTCGAAGAGACGAGGATACAAAGTGGATACAAAAAGAACTATCGGCACAgattttctgtatgtttttgcTCCAATGACGGAATGGTTCACTACATCATCGATCATGCCAGAAGTTACACTTTTCCATACAAAAATCTTGGATTTTAAGGTTTCAAAGTTGGCATGCCGATTCGGGCTAACTCATTGGACCTGGAAGAAATTCTCTCAAAAAAATTACATCAACTGGAATATGACGGGGCGCTCTCGGAAAAAATTACATCAACTCGAATATGATGGGGCGCTCGAAGAAACTCTCCAAGAAATTAGTAGGACTATATGTATGGAAGTCAAATGATATTTTGTTACTAAAGAATATAAGGTCGATGAAGATCAGAAGGGGAGTATGATATTGATGACGATGAGTATACAAGACCTttatttgagaataaaactgaatTGAGTAATATCGTGGGTAACCCAATTAAGCTTGTCAAGGATTATAATGATAATGTCGATGCCGAAATTTTGCTTATGGTAGAAACTGATGAAGACTGGTTGAAAAGTTTGATAAAGGACCACAATGTATATGAGCTAAATAATTCATTGGAGTTCTTCAAGAAAAATGAGGATCCCGTACTACAAGAGATAATGAAAGGTTTTTATAATCATTTGCATAATTTtctaaaagagttgttaacccaattacctcacttaggattggagttgcgTGCTTCCAAAATTTTaatggattattttgcttcttagTATCTACCATTAAAGATGCTTGATTCTAATAATGTGAAGGTTACCGAGGAGGAACCCATTGAAGTTCCTGAAttatatgttctttatacacttccaagtgtaaaAAGAACTATGTATGAGGGTAACTTCCCTCTATAGTTTTATCTTATGCTAATAATTTTGTGAAGTTGTTATtcgaattgcagattgttatttggattgATCCTCAGGTTTTCGGATTGTTGGTGTAGGGGtgacaaccaaaaggtcagactgaggacgttaaactaagcttTGAATGAGAGACAACTcattggttttgtatttctatccattttttttttttaaaaaaattagtcTTTCATATCATTTcaggaatttcccaccttgaattcTACTTtggatgagtcaattacattgaggacaatgtaaagtttaagtgtgggaagTATTTACATATTTTTCATATAAAGTTTTTAGTCTCTGGTTGTTGTTCACTTCGTAGAAtaacatttttcaatttttttttatagatttgcGTAAAACCTCCCAACTAGCTTTAAAAATTCTGGTTTTGAAACTTGCAATAGACATCTCCCTAGGTATCGACAATAATTTTGAGGTGGTTCGCGCATTTGCTATCATtttaatttagttttcaaaatttCTCTATAAAGGAGGAAACAAACTATGTTAAAACCGCCATTCACATGTTTTCTTCTTTGCTGGGTACTATGGCATTTAACAAGGGGCTCATAGCTTCCAACATGTTTACCATCACCCTCCTTTGCTCCTTTTATTTGGTATCTCAACAGTTTGATATTAAAATGGACTGCATTGTTCTTATTTATACAAAAACTCATATAGATAAAAGGAAAGGTACTAGTCTAAagctgtttttttttaattaattttaattgCTTATAACGTTTTTGATGCGCATGTGTGTTATCGAGCACTTTTTTTTACTTaaacttaattatcaatgtttcGTAACCAAAAACATTGAtattcattaaaaaaataattaaactcataATGTTAGAAGAAATTAAATAATTTGGGTTAGTCAAGCCGCAAGGCAGACTAACTCTCATAGTTGAGGTTAGAGGTTTGAAGCCTCCCGCTCCTAAAAATCTCTTATTCGCTTTAGTGCTGTAGTTTCCTCGTGCATATATAGGCTTAGGTGTTGGTTGCCCGCCCCTACATGGGTGTTATTCACCACTCTTTTGTGGATGCCACTTATACCCTAATGAAGCACCGACATAAATACGTGGTTTCGTCAAATCTTAGAAAGTAGGGGTATGGGATACGGTGGTATACATCTGTTGATCAAAAATATTTTAAtccaatttaataaaaaaaatatctgagataaaaattataaaaaaataaaaataaaaaaaatcataaatattatttggaacACGAAAAATTGTCTAAGTCAATGCACCTTCCGAAATTATCATTATATTATATTTATTAATAAGCATTAATGCTTCTAGTTCTAGCTCTTCAAGTGAAAAttttgtaacttcgaaaaaaTATTACAACTTCGGTACTCCCATACAATCAAGGGATCAAATGAATCTCCACTAACATCCCACATTTATTTTTCTTCATAtaatttttgcttttcagacttatattttttattttcacgTCTCTTTATAATTAATAAGTAATCACTATGTCTAGTAGTTTAaagaattatatgatcaatacaaatatctatattATATTGAGAACAAAAACATGACGAGATTTTAAAATATGTAAatcgtgtgtatatatatatatatcaaactgAAGAAAGTATCCCttcttaaaatatctaaaaagtaTCCCCAATTATCTCCTACCATTTTCGTAAATCTAAAAAAGGGATACCTCAGATAGAGTATCCGATAAGGATAGGTCATCATTGTTGAAGTATCCGTGTTTCATAGCTGTGAGAATCTTCATAAAGTGTTGTTTCAAAAGTATGAAAAATTGAAGAGTAAAAACAAATCCCAATCGACACGAGGAATTATGTTTACTATGTTTCTCATTTTCATATTTAAGGATTTTCCATTTTCACCCAAATttctaattctagatcaattttTACGACTCACAAAATACTGAGTACGTTGGTCCTTAAGTGAAAGTTATTATTGGGAATGCACATATCGTTGAAATGGAGTGTTTGAGTAAAATAAGTTTTTCTGGAAGAAGTATACATTGGAATCACCCACGGCTAAAAagaatgttagagcattggtctattgaacccaccaagcgttggtatgccaagtttggctgtcatattccagtatcaaaactcaattagagtcgcttgattaagattactagagtcaacttcatttaggttatactagaaagtctaggaatgttgagacatacaagtattaccttgaagacctgaagaacatgaagacgtATTGACTataatgaagacatcatccttccacttgaggttagtgatactgagTTGACTTGTTTCCGTCCCTATCTTTACTTTCAAGTCGTATTAGTAtcatcaaagtgtcaaggaagaatatttgattacggagtataacgtttatcttttaaaCTTTGTAAATGCGACATtcacataatctatgtaacttgttacttgattgtgtattggatataggtgtgaATTCATCATAGGATACTATGTttcattacatatgtttaaagtaATCGAAAGTACATCAATAGgtgttttggtccggttttctatgaagatctattggatgaccaattcgaaccaaAGGTGGGAATTCAGGTAGAAACGATCTTAATTTCTGTTGAGAGACAAGGTAGAAGCGAACCTTACCTATgttgggatacatggtagaactgatcctagATTTTGTTGGGAGTATTGGTAGAACCGGTCACTACCTCTATTGAGAGTCTTGGTAAAACCGATCTTATATTTtgttgggagtcttggtagaaccgatccctacctatatttagaaacttggtagaaacaatattaatcaatgttaggagtcatggtagaaccggtcccaagagaaaaatcgattttcaacattcacatattacttacggttttgtgtgagtttgtaATTAGGGTTTGTTAAATAGGAAAGTTCTAGGTGACGAtataatttgaacatgtacataattaTTATctctaattgttcaaagatattgcatgatactcaaggtgatcccagacgaaatattgagaatcttttaattaagattttcgaattatatgtttttgattttccagcaatcgAAACATATATCTTGAAAAACTATATTAGTTGAGTGCTagactaatattagatattttcaaaagagagatttcggaattacaagttggatattagttggaaatatgaaaacataAATTAGGtacatattgcatatcttgagaatctttcggttttggaatttccttgttgtccaaacaaccttggtctacaaATATTTGAGctttcatttcttgcaaactatgcTATCATTCGTGTTGTTTCAGGTGGAGGCGACTATAAGGAAAGGAAAATACCCTagttaggcgaaatatcttaggTCCgccggtttaaagacttctgtgggatcatgaagctctacgagtaccgttggtgggaaactagataattgcatttatactttagttttcgattattgatttgaatgaataatggttgttgaaactttgactgcacctagtttgattattcttgagagcattctcttccaacataaggtcactcaaactagaaagTTTTGACGGGATCTTCAgaaatgtttttagatttgaagaaaacttgtgatcatccattgttaacaatcTCCGTTTCTTGCTTGATtgatcataagtggaatcaagtttttgtgtgcaggtacaattgaaggcaattaaagatttgaagacaataagaTTTTTCTGATTGGTTTTTGCATCTTGTGATATTTTTGTACGTATcttgatcggctaggatccgactaagatctaatttatctttgatagatttgatcaaaTATTTGTTTAGAttggcaactatcatttggttaTATTCCTCGGTATtcgaatctgatagttgtgaatctagatctgattatttcagatcttcattgatctaacccgacaaaggagtttacttgtttaaacgaaagatcctttgtcaaaactcaacatatattttcttaaaagattattggagtagttaccaaacaactttgttcctttactatttagaAGATGATCAAAAGGTGtagagtgcttaagactttacattgGCAAAGCAACTCAAGATGGTGatttctgtcttgggattcacgtgcctTGGCCAGACAGTTGTAGAAGcggggatactgaaggaactaagtAACCAGGGGtatattacttggtctcaactatatgaatttggctttgttctttgtatagcggcataattctgagagtattcaaaactggactaggtccaggggtttttctgcatttgcggtttcctcgttatcaaaataTTTCTATGTGATTTAGTTTTACTTTCcactattataattgttttattataattaaaagtaaatacacttgtatgttaatccaAGACACTTGATGTGCTCCTATAGTAATCGGTTTCATactgtaactattatcaagtgtataccttgttgtcgtattgtctcgactctgtctatagacaatcacacttggtatcagactttaggttgaaacgaaaaggttgtggtgtacttgggtaccctcgtcatttcaattggtatcagagcagtcaaacacgagaagatctaacaatttgtgttttgcgtgatccaacctataagacatgagtcaaattAAGATGAAAGGAAATCGAAAATTAatgaaagactcagttaacgtatcacaagagTTTGTTAAACCACTCTCACAATCAGAAGTTACAAACAATGATAATGGTTCTTCTTCATCTGAATCAAGTTCAAAATGTTCTTCTGATATTGTCTCGAATGAGTCTAAATGATCTCATGatgatttaaaactaagtcatatAGACTTGTCCGATGAGTCAAACAAAAACCCTTCTAGGGATGATGCGAGTCATGTGGATGCAGTAGTATCCATCTCTAGTGAGCAATTGCTTACTTTAAAAAATCGCCTAAATATCTCTAGTGAGATAATAAAGAAACTTCAGGTAAGTTTAAAATCAAATACTGCTGAATGTGAAAGGTTTCGTCAAGATCACGAATAGTTGTGGGAAAGTAAAACTAGATCAAGGGATTAACGATTGTTCAGATCTGTTTTTAGGTCTGACATTGACTTGTGATCgtacattgttaacaaactctgttCTATGCATGAGCGGTCATAAGTAGGAATTAAGTTTGGTTGTGCAGGTACAAAAGAATACATTGAAGATTCGAAgacaaaaagatttcttattggtttcgcaTCTTTGTTAATAAACTTCATGCACAAACTTGATCATCTGGTATCcgactagatcttgtttatctttgatagacaatTGATTGATAATCGTATTAGATCGAAAAGCTATCTGTAAGGACGCTAAAATTTTTGTTGGGCTTTCATCCGGGCCTAACCCGTTTGGCTAGAACTGTGTAGTGAGCGTGTGGGATCCTAGTACCAGATGCTTATAATAGTGGAGAGTGCTCTAAACCAAGTTTAGGTTTTCTTAACAAAATGGTTATCCTTTAGAGAAAATTTTGTTCCTAATTAGTAGGTGTTATTGGAATTGACACATGAATGCCACGTAATGGACATGAGTAGCTAAGCTAGGGAGACTTTTGTCTATAAACCAAGTGATTTCTGAGAAAACCATTTTCCTGTTTTCCTTTATCATTCTATCATCTTTCCTTTCCCTCGATCTAGCTTCCACCACTAATTTCATTTCAAAATCATTTTGAGCAAAAGAAGGATCGTTGATTTCCAAAAGCAAGTTTGAGCTCAACCCGCACTTCGATTTTGGCCGAATTCGTCCTCTATAAAGGTAGGGGTTTTTCTTCTCCTATTGCAAACTGATTTTCGTATTAATTGATTGGTTTTGATATCATTTGTTGTTACTTGTTCATTTTCTTTGGAtcgtttcatcattttttcactGGTTTATCTTTGTGTAATTGTTAAGACAATCGCTGATGTTGGTTTTGTTCTCATTGATTTAATTAAGTGGAACTCATACATATGCATACATGCGAGTCAATTTACTTCGTCTTTTTCACCTTTGATTTCTTTGGTTTAAAGAAAAAAGTATTTACTAAAAGTGCAGATGGATTTGCCTTAAAAAAAAAGGCTATCCAAGGCTTCAGTTGGATTCTTTTTATACTAACCTATCACCTATTTGTAAAAATGACTTAACAAATTTGCTCTTTGGTTTTAGCTTTATGCATGGCACTGTTTTGTTTTATGAGATATACATGTTTACGGATCATAATAATTGTGATTATGTATTAATTGAACCCATTGTTTCAGTAAGCTATTGGAACCGCTTTAAACCTAATATTGTTCCTTTTATGTCATCTCAAGTTTAACTGTTTTTTAACGATTTTCTTGATGCTGAAGTAGCTAATTTTGATTGtgtattagtatcaaaagtgtattgATTTTTGGCTTACCTATTTTCCTCTTGTCATTGTCTCTTTAACTCATTTGGTTCCTTGTAAATGAAATGCTTAAACTGACAACAGTGTGCCATGAATGTGACCCACCAGTACTTAACTTAGTGACCTTGCATAAAGAAAATGGAGATGCACTACTAAAGGCCTTGCTATTGTTGCTTAGTTACATCATGGTTTTGTAAACTTTGTTGTTCTTTGGACGTTCATCAAATTTACACTAAAATATTTATGTTAAATTTCCATGTGTTGGTTTACTATTTCTGTTGGGTCAGACACAAAGGGACTGAATGACTCTTCATTGTTTTGAGTTTTTGAGTTACACTTATTTTTAGCTAAATGCATAAATTTTGTACTTTCGAACTGTACGACAGTGTTTCTTATAGTTTGCACTAATGAgatttgaaatagaaaatgaTATTTTGCCGTGTTTGCTAACTCAATATAGACATGTGCATCCTTTTAAATTGATCTTGTTGCTTTCCAGTTTTTATTATGGTAAATCACCTTTTTGCTTGCTTAAATATTATACTCTTCTCAAGATTCTAAGAGACAATTTACCGTATTTAATCCATTCAAATGGTTTGAATTCTTTTATGGAATCTATACTTGTTGTAAATGTTAttgtaagttttctttttgtgAACAAGCATAATTGGAAGCTAGATgactctgttagagcactgctcggtcgaactcgcatgcgttgcgatctcaagcatgcttgtcaatgttagtgatcaaaactataagtcttgatttctagtctactatagctaagtctcggactaggataaaaagtgtagttgagctcaagaactccatggcgatcatcatacaagatgaagaactactcaaggaactggtggaacttcatcgactaaaaggtatgtggaaacttgaacttatctatcactcaaaagtatatctactctatctcc encodes the following:
- the LOC113310186 gene encoding copper transport protein ATX1-like: MAETVVLKVAMSCGGCSGAVKRVLDKTQGVESYDIDMEQQKVTVKTNLAPDVVLQTVAKTGKKTAFWEEEAPAKAEPEATEAVATAP